One Phaseolus vulgaris cultivar G19833 chromosome 2, P. vulgaris v2.0, whole genome shotgun sequence DNA window includes the following coding sequences:
- the LOC137809780 gene encoding sulfite exporter TauE/SafE family protein 3-like: protein MGVHDVSQRWDVKWVAAKVLIALILLVTVSAENTTSESNHTLDVDSNLHYPHTWPSMKFGWKIIVGSIVGFLGSAFGNVGGVGGGGIFVPMLTLIIGFDTKSAIAISKCMITGGATATVFYNLRQRHPTLDLPVIDYDLALLFTPMLMLGISIGVAFNLIFPEWMLTVLLIILFVGLSIKCFFKGVETWKKETIMKKEAKKKNSRIGDIATPEDAAHYIQTEDPAKEDTKEPRKKVSIVENIRWTELGHLFTVWFMILTLEIGKNYATICSKVYWAVNLLQVPIAVGMSSYQAMRLYKGQRVIASKGDQQPKWGVWQLILFCGCGTLAGTVAGLLGLGGGFILAPLFLGLGIPPQVASATSILAMAFSASMAALEYYLLKRFPVRYALYLVAVATAASLVGQHLVRKMVAVLGRASVIIFILTFTLCVSAVLLGGSGVAHMIQKIEHKEYMGFGNICTYKVKH, encoded by the exons ATGGGTGTGCATGATGTATCACAAAGGTGGGATGTGAAATGGGTAGCTGCAAAGGTTCTCATTGCTTTGATTCTTCTTGTCACAGTCTCCGCTGAGAACACCACCTCAGAGTCAAATCACACTCTAGACGTTGATAGCAATCTTCATTACCCCCACACTTGGCCG AGTATGAAATTTGGATGGAAAATAATAGTAGGAAGCATAGTTGGATTCCTAGGATCAGCATTTGGGAATGTTGGAGGTGTTGGTGGAGGTGGCATCTTTGTGCCCATGCTTACCCTCATTATTGGATTTGATACAAAATCAGCAATAGCAATATCAAAAT GCATGATTACTGGCGGAGCAACAGCAACTGTTTTCTACAATTTGAGGCAAAGACACCCCACACTTGATTTGCCTGTGATTGATTATGACTTAGCACTTCTCTTCACACCAATGTTGATGCTTGGAATCAGTATTGGAGTTGCTTTCAATCTCATTTTTCCTGAGTGGATGCTAACAGTTTTGCTAATAATACTTTTTGTGG GGCTTTCAATTAAATGCTTCTTTAAGGGTGTTGAGACATGGAAGAAAGAAACCATTATGAAGAAG GAAGCTAAGAAGAAGAATTCGCGGATTGGTG ACATTGCAACTCCTGAAGATGCTGCACATTATATTCAGACAGAAGACCCTGCAAAAGAAGATACTAAAGAGCCAAGGAAAAAG GTTTCCATAGTTGAGAACATTCGTTGGACGGAACTTGGACATCTTTTCACTGTCTGGTTCATGATACTTACTTTAGAGATTGGAAAA AATTACGCAACAATTTGCTCTAAAGTGTATTGGGCCGTGAATCTACTCCAG GTCCCCATAGCTGTAGGAATGAGTTCATACCAGGCCATGAGACTATACAAAGGGCAGAGAGTGATAGCATCAAAGGGAGATCAACAACCAAAATGGGGAGTGTGGCAGTTAATTCTATTTTGTGGTTGTGGAACACTTGCCGGGACAGTTGCTGGTTTGTTAGGCCTTGGTGGAGGATTCATCTTGGCACCCCTTTTCCTTGGATTAGGAATCCCTCCTCAG GTTGCAAGTGCTACATCCATTTTGGCAATGGCCTTTTCTGCATCTATGGCTGCTTTGGAATATTACCTTCTCAAACGTTTCCCTGTTCGTTACG CCCTTTACTTGGTAGCTGTAGCCACTGCTGCTTCACTTGTTGGACAGCATTTGGTGAGAAAGATGGTTGCCGTACTGGGAAGAGCATCTGTGATCATTTTCATCCTAACCTTCACACTTTGTGTTAGTGCAGTTTTACTAG GTGGATCTGGAGTTGCACACATGATTCAAAAGATTGAACATAAGGAGTACATGGGATTTGGAAACATTTGCACGTACAAGGTTAAACATTAA
- the LOC137809782 gene encoding sulfite exporter TauE/SafE family protein 3-like, producing the protein MGVHDVSQRWDVKWVAGKVLIVVLLLVTVSAENTTSESNHTIGVDTNLNYPHTWPSIKFGWKIIVGSMVGFLGSAFGNVGGVGGGGIFVPMLTLIIGFDTKSAIAISKCMITGGATATVFYNLIQRHPTLDLPVIDYDLALLFTPMLMLGISIGVAFNVIFPEWMLTVLLIILFVGISIKSFFKGVETWKKETIMKKEAKKNSRIDDIATPKDAAHYIQTEEPAKEDTKEPRKKVSIVENIRWKELGYLFAIWIMILALEIGKNYATTCSEAYWALNLIQVPIAVGMSSYQAVRLYKGQRVIASKGDQQTHWRVWQLILFCGCGTLAGTIAGLLGLGGGFILAPLFLGIGIPPQVASATSILAMAFSASMAAVEYYLLKRFPVRYALYLVAVATAASLVGQHLVRKMVAVLGRASVIIFILTFTLSVSAVLLGGVGVSHMIQKIEHKEYMGFGNLCMYKVKN; encoded by the exons ATGGGTGTGCATGATGTATCACAAAGGTGGGATGTGAAATGGGTTGCTGGAAAGGTTCTCATTGTTGTGCTTCTTCTTGTCACAGTCTCCGCTGAGAACACCACCTCAGAGTCAAATCACACTATAGGCGTTGATACCAATCTTAATTACCCGCACACTTGGCCG AGTATAAAATTTGGATGGAAAATAATAGTAGGAAGCATGGTTGGATTCCTAGGATCAGCATTTGGGAATGTTGGAGGTGTTGGTGGGGGTGGAATCTTTGTGCCCATGCTTACCCTCATTATTGGATTTGATACAAAGTCAGCAATAGCAATATCAAAAT GCATGATTACTGGGGGAGCAACAGCAACTGTTTTCTACAATTTGATTCAAAGACACCCCACACTTGATTTGCCTGTTATTGATTATGACTTAGCACTTCTCTTCACACCAATGTTGATGCTTGGAATCAGTATTGGAGTTGCTTTCAATGTCATTTTTCCTGAGTGGATGCTAACAGTTTTGCTAATAATACTTTTCGTCG GCATTTCAATTAAATCCTTCTTTAAGGGTGTTGAGACATGGAAGAAAGAAACCATTATGAAGAAG GAAGCTAAGAAGAATTCAAGGATTGATG ACATTGCAACCCCTAAAGATGCTGCACATTATATTCAGACagaagaacctgcaaaagaagaTACTAAAGAGCCAAGGAAAAAG GTTTCTATAGTTGAGAACATTCGTTGGAAGGAACTTGGATATCTTTTCGCTATCTGGATAATGATACTTGCATTAGAGATTGGAAAA AATTACGCAACAACTTGCTCTGAAGCATATTGGGCCTTGAATCTAATCCAG GTCCCCATAGCTGTAGGAATGAGTTCATACCAGGCCGTGAGACTATACAAAGGGCAGAGAGTGATAGCATCAAAGGGAGATCAACAAACACATTGGCGTGTGTGGCAGTTAATTCTATTTTGTGGTTGTGGCACACTTGCTGGCACAATAGCTGGTTTGTTAGGCCTTGGTGGAGGATTCATCTTGGCACCCCTTTTCCTCGGAATAGGAATCCCTCCTCAG GTGGCAAGTGCTACATCCATTTTGGCAATGGCGTTTTCTGCATCTATGGCTGCTGTGGAATATTACCTTCTCAAACGTTTCCCTGTTCGTTACG CCCTTTACTTGGTAGCTGTAGCCACTGCTGCTTCACTTGTTGGACAGCATTTGGTGAGAAAGATGGTGGCAGTATTGGGGAGAGCATCTGTGATCATTTTCATCCTAACCTTCACACTTAGTGTTAGTGCAGTTTTACTAG GTGGAGTAGGAGTTTCACACATGATTCAAAAGATTGAACATAAGGAGTACATGGGGTTTGGAAACCTTTGCATGTACAAGGTTAAAAATTAA
- the LOC137812202 gene encoding sulfite exporter TauE/SafE family protein 3-like, translated as MLMQSISVSSKRTKIFSLENLSVSEERVMAVHASRRWDVKWVAAKAFIAFVLLVSVSATPSSHQNADIKTPSNGTIGVDYHAKAFYKHHWPSMKFGWRIIVGSLVAFLGSAFGTVGGVGGGGIFVPMLTLIVGFDQKSATAISKCMITGGATATVFYNLRQRHPTLDLPVIDYDLALLFQPMLMLGISIGVAFNVIFPEWMLTVLLIIFFVGISIKSFFKGVETWKKETIMKKEAKKNSRIDDDAHYIQTEEPTKDDTKEPMKKVSIIENIRWKELGLLFSGWIVILGLEIGKKHTTTCSRLYWLMNLLQVPLAVGMSSYEAVRLYKGKRIIASKGDQQTHFCVLQLVLFCACGTLAGMIAGLLGLGGGFILGPLFLGLGIPPQVASATSTLVMAFSASMAVVEYYLLKRFPVPYAIYFVSIATAAALVGQHLVRKAIAILGRASVIIFILTFTLSVSAVLLGGVGVVHMIQKIEHQEYMGFGDLCTYKVKK; from the exons ATGTTGATGCAAAGTATATCAGTTAGTTCTAAAAGGACTAAGATTTTCAGTTTAGAAAACTTGTCTGTGTCTGAAGAGAGAGTAATGGCTGTGCATGCATCAAGAAGGTGGGATGTGAAATGGGTTGCTGCAAAGGCTTTCATTGCTTTTGTTCTTCTTGTTTCAGTCTCAGCTACTCCTTCTTCTCATCAAAATGCAGACATCAAAACACCATCCAATGGAACTATAGGTGTTGATTATCATGCTAAAGCATTTTACAAGCACCATTGGCCG AGTATGAAATTTGGATGGAGAATAATAGTAGGAAGCTTAGTTGCATTCCTAGGATCAGCATTTGGGACTGTGGGAGGTGTTGGTGGGGGTGGCATCTTTGTGCCCATGCTTACTCTTATTGTTGGATTCGATCAAAAGTCAGCAACAGCAATTTCAAAAT GCATGATTACTGGTGGAGCAACAGCAACAGTGTTCTACAATTTGAGGCAAAGACACCCCACACTTGATTTGCCTGTGATTGATTATGACTTAGCACTTCTCTTCCAACCAATGTTGATGCTTGGAATCAGCATAGGAGTTGCTTTCAATGTCATTTTTCCTGAGTGGATGCTAACAGTTTtgctaataatattttttgttg GCATTTCAATTAAATCCTTCTTTAAGGGTGTTGAGACATGGAAGAAAGAAACCATTATGAAGAAG GAAGCTAAGAAGAATTCTCGGATTGATG ATGATGCACATTATATTCAGACAGAAGAGCCTACCAAAGATGATACTAAAGAACCAATGAAAAAG GTTTCTATAATTGAGAACATTCGTTGGAAGGAACTTGGACTTCTTTTTTCTGGCTGGATCGTGATTCTTGGATTAGAGATTGGAAAA AAACACACAACAACTTGCTCGAGGTTATATTGGCTAATGAATCTACTTCAG GTTCCCTTAGCTGTAGGAATGAGTTCATATGAGGCTGTTCGTCTGTACAAAGGGAAGAGAATCATAGCATCCAAGGGAGATCAACAAACACATTTTTGTGTGCTGCAGTTGGTTCTATTCTGTGCTTGTGGAACACTTGCTGGCATGATTGCTGGTTTGCTAGGCCTTGGTGGAGGATTCATCTTGGGACCCCTTTTCCTTGGTCTAGGCATTCCTCCTCAG GTTGCAAGTGCTACATCCACTCTGGTCATGGCTTTTTCTGCATCTATGGCAGTGGTGGAATATTACCTTCTCAAACGTTTCCCCGTTCCTTATG CAATTTACTTCGTCAGTATAGCCACTGCTGCAGCACTTGTTGGACAGCATTTAGTGAGAAAGGCAATTGCCATACTAGGAAGAGCATCTGTGATCATTTTCATCCTAACCTTCACACTTAGTGTTAGTGCAGTTTTACTAG GTGGAGTAGGAGTTGTACACATGATTCAAAAGATTGAACATCAGGAGTACATGGGATTTGGAGACCTTTGCACATACAAGGTCAAAAAATAG